The proteins below come from a single Malus sylvestris chromosome 3, drMalSylv7.2, whole genome shotgun sequence genomic window:
- the LOC126615396 gene encoding nuclear cap-binding protein subunit 1-like, which yields MSSWKSLLLRIGEKSPDYGTSSDVKEHIETCYGVLRRELEHSPDDVSQYLIQCAEQLPHKSPLYGTVIGLLNLENEEFIRKVVKNTQTNFQDALDSGNCNKIRILMRFLTVMMCSKVIHPSSLVVVFETLLSSAATTVDEEKGNPSWQSRADFYITCILSCLPWGGAELIEQVPEEIERVMVGVEAYLSIRKRASDTGLSFFEDDDENAREPSDKDFLEDLWGRIQVLSSNGWKLDSVPRPHLSFEAQLVAGKSHEFGPISCPDQPAMPSTMSNITYGKQKHDAEFIYPQRIRRLNIFPESKTEDVQPMDRFIVEEYLLDVLFYLNGCRKECASYMAGLPVPFRYEYLMAETIFSQLLMLPQPPFRTIYYTLVIIDLCKALPGAFPAVVAGAVRALFDKMADLDMECRTRLILWFSHHLSNFQFIWPWEEWAHVLDLPKWAPQRVFVQEVLEREVRLSYWDKVKQSIEHAPGLEELLPPKGAPNFKFSVQETSEDGLHALSSDLRNMVKARASAREMIVWIEESVFPVHGMEVTLNVVVQTLLDIGSKSFTHLITVLERYGQVIAKLCADQDKQVMLINEIDSYWRNNSQMTAIAIDRMMGYRILSNLAIVRWVFLPANIEQFHISDRPWEILRNAVSKTYNRVCDLRKEISSFKKSVVSAEEAAATVKAELVASESKLSLMDGEPVTGENPVWLKRLKSRAEKAKEEVVSVRESLEAKEALLSRSLDEFEALFFSMYKSFLNVLTERLPEASKCVTLQGLKGIHADSMAIDLEESSAMDVDNENGIPKKSELSGGRTSNVYNVGEKEQWCLSTLGYLKAFSRQYASEIWPHMEKLDAEVLTEDVHPLIRKSVYCGLRRETDGL from the exons atgaGCAGTTGGAAgagtcttcttcttcgaatTGGCGAGAAATCTCCCGACTATGGCACCTCCTCCGACGTCAAAGAACACATT GAAACTTGCTATGGCGTGCTTCGCCGAGAATTGGAGCACTCTCCTGACGACGTTTCGCAA TACCTTATCCAGTGTGCTGAACAGTTGCCTCACAAGAGTCCTCTATACGGGACAGTG aTTGGCTTGTTAAATTTGGAGAACGAGGAATTTATTAGGAAAGTAGTTAAGAACACTCAAACTAATTTCCAG GATGCTTTAGATTCCGGAAATTGTAACAAGATTCGTATTTTGATGAGGTTCCTGACTGTTATG ATGTGCAGTAAAGTTATCCATCCCAGTTCTCTTGTGGTTGTGTTTGAAACATTATTATCATCAGCTGCAACAACAGTTGATGAGGAGAAAGGCAATCCGTCCTGGCAATCGCGAGCTGACTTTTACATAACATGCATTTTATCTTGTCTCCCCTGGGGAGGAGCGGAACTCATTGAG CAAGTTCCTGAGGAAATTGAGAGAGTTATGGTCGGAGTTGAAGCTTATTTGAGCATAAGAAAACGTGCTTCTGACACTGGGTTGTCCTTTTTTGAGGATGATGATGAGAATGCGAGAGAACCTAGCGATAAG GATTTCTTGGAAGATTTGTGGGGCCGAATACAAGTTTTATCTAGCAATGGATGGAAACTTGATAGTG TTCCGAGACCTCACCTATCATTTGAAGCACAGCTAGTTGCTGGAAAGTCTCATGAGTTTGGACCCATCAGCTGTCCTGACCAACCTGCTATGCCTTCAACAATGTCTAATATAACTTATGGTAAACAAAAGCATGATGCAGAGTTTATCTATCCGCAAAGGATACGAAGGCTGAATATATTTCCTGAAAGTAAAACTGAG GATGTGCAACCCATGGATCGCTTCATCGTGGAAGAGTATCTACTAGATGTGCTATTTTACTTAAATGGCTG TCGAAAGGAATGTGCTTCATATATGGCTGGCCTACCTGTGCCCTTTAGATATGAGTATCTTATGGCAGAGACAATTTTCTCCCAG TTGCTTATGCTACCACAACCCCCTTTCAGGACAATATATTACACGCTAGTTATTATTGACCTCTGTAAG GCACTTCCTGGAGCCTTTCCTGCAGTAGTTGCTGGTGCTGTACGAGCTCTTTTTGACAAAATGGCTGATTTAGATATGGAATGTCGAACACGACTCATCCTTTGGTTTTCACACCACTT ATCAAACTTTCAGTTCATCTGGCCATGGGAAGAGTGGGCTCATGTCTTAGACCTTCCAAAATGGGCCCCACAACGTGTTTTTGTTCAGGAGGTTCTGGAGAGAGAAGTCCGTTTATCTTACTGGGATAAAGTGAAGCAG AGTATTGAGCATGCCCCTGGTCTAGAAGAGTTGCTTCCTCCCAAGGGAGcaccaaatttcaaatttagtgtTCAAGAAACCAGTGAAGATGGGCTACATGCACTTTCTTCTGACCTCAGAAACATGGTGAAAGCTAGGGCATCTGCCCGTGAAATGATAGTATGGATAGAGGAAAGTGTGTTTCCTGTTCATGGGATGGAAGTTACCCTCAATGTGGTTGTGCAAACTCTCCTCGATATTGGATCTAAAAGTTTCACTCATTTGATTACTGTATTGGAGAGATATGGCCAAGTCATTGCAAAACTATGTGCTGACCAGGATAAGCAGGTCATGCTGATAAATGAGATTGATTCTTACTGGAGGAATAATTCTCAAATGACTGCTATTGCAATAGATAGGATGATGGGCTACCGAATTTTGTCTAATCTGGCCATTGTCAGATGGGTCTTTTTACCAGCAAACATTGAGCAGTTTCACATATCAGATCGTCCATGGGAG ATACTAAGAAATGCAGTTAGCAAGACATATAACCGTGTATGTGATCTAAGGAAGGAGATTTCTTCTTTCAAAAAGAGTGTTGTATCAGCTGAAGAAGCTGCAGCAACGGTGAAAGCAGAGTTAGTAGCTTCTGAATCAAAGCTTTCACTCATGGATGGCGAACCTGTTACTGGGGAAAATCCTGTGTGGCTGAAGCGTTTGAAATCACGTGCTGAAAAGGCTAAGGAGGAGGTCGTGTCTGTACGTGAATCTTTAGAGGCTAAGGAGGCTCTTCTATCCCGATCCCTTGATGAATTTGAG GCATTATTCTTCTCCATGTACAAAAGCTTCCTTAATGTGTTAACGGAACGGCTGCCAGAAGCATCCAAATGTGTCACATTGCAAGGATTAAAGGGGATTCATGCAGATTCTATGGCAATTGACCTTGAAGAATCATCCGCAATGGATGTAGACAATGAGAATGGAATACCTAAGAAAAG TGAACTGAGTGGTGGGAGGACAAGTAATGTTTATAATGTAGGTGAAAAAGAGCAATGGTGTCTTTCAACTTTAGGCTATCTCAAGGCGTTCTCGAGGCAATATGCTTCCGAG ATTTGGCCTCACATGGAGAAGTTGGATGCTGAGGTTCTAACCGAAGATGTGCATCCTCTTATTCGGAAATCAGTTTATTGTGGTCTTCGTCGAGAAACTGATGGGTTGTGA
- the LOC126617066 gene encoding uncharacterized protein LOC126617066: MQYEHHGESSHRGSVTGRSFMQRDREECHDQMMKDYFIERPRFPAHDFRRRFRMRRELFEGILNAVVNHDHYFARKIDVVGRQSLSPHQKLTSAFRMLANRCSADSTNEYCRLAESTAIENLKRFCQAIQAIYRATYLRKPTREDLKRLLRKADKRGFPGMIGSLDCMHWEWKNCPSGWAGQFKGRHNKPTIVLEAVASYDTWIWHAFFGFPGSNNDINVLWSSPLFDEVVNGWAPEFRYKVNGNMCELGYYLTDGIYPSWSTFVKSFSHPDSAKKKLFSQRQESYRKDVERAFGILQARWAIVRGPARFWQPEIHTLHKLNNHIHHLHLVIDFVEILGYKVQRIHHLETYSLRQTFA; encoded by the coding sequence ATGCAATATGAGCACCATGGCGAATCTAGCCATCGTGGTTCTGTCACGGGGCGTTCATTCATGCAGCGTGATAGAGAAGAGTGTCATGACCAAATGATGAAAGATTATTTCATTGAGCGGCCGAGATTTCCTGCTCATGATTTTCGGAGGCGGTTTCGGATGAGGAGAGAGCTTTTTGAAGGCATCTTGAACGCAGTTGTCAATCATGACCACTACTTTGCAAGGAAGATAGATGTCGTAGGCCGACAAAGTCTATCACCTCATCAAAAGCTCACATCTGCATTTCGAATGCTAGCTAATAGGTGCTCTGCTGACTCAACTAACGAATATTGTCGACTTGCGGAGAGTACTGCTATTGAGAACTTGAAGCGCTTCTGCCAAGCAATTCAAGCCATCTATAGAGCCACATACCTTCGCAAGCCAACTCGTGAAGACTTGAAAAGGCTTCTACGCAAGGCAGACAAAAgaggcttccctggcatgataGGAAGTCTCGATTGTATGCATTGGGAGTGGAAGAATTGTCCTTCTGGTTGGGCTGGCCAATTTAAGGGCCGTCATAACAAGCCAACCATCGTGCTGGAGGCTGTGGCATCTTAcgacacatggatttggcatgcattCTTCGGCTTTCCCGGATCAAACAACGATATCAACGTTCTTTGGTCTTCTCCTCTATTCGATGAGGTTGTGAATGGATGGGCACCAGAATTTCGATACAAGGTAAATGGTAATATGTGTGAGCTAGGTTACTACCTAACTGATGGTATTTATCCTAGTTGGTCTACCTTTGTCAAAAGTTTTTCTCATCCCGATAGTGCaaagaagaaattattttcGCAGAGGCAAGAGTCTtacaggaaggatgtggagagaGCATTCGGGATCTTACAAGCTCGATGGGCCATTGTTAGAGGCCCTGCACGATTTTGGCAACCCGAAATTCAtacactacataaacttaaCAATCATATCCACCATCTTCACTTGGTGATAGACTTCGTTGAAATATTGGGATATAAGGTTCAGAGGATTCATCATCTTGAAACATACTCCTTGAGGCAGACTTTCGCAtaa